ATCAATCATTAAAAATGAAAAAATAATCCCACAAAAAAATAACTTCAAGTGTCTAAACATTATAGAATTTCTCCTTTTTTCTTATTTATTATAAACATAGGAAAAGTCATCAGATCTTCCTTTCTCCGAGATATTTCTTCTCAAGAATCCCCATTTCTTCTGTATTTATAAGCGCAAGAATATCTCGATTTATGATCCTTAAAAGAGGACTTGGATCATGAACGACCATCCCATAATACCGAATACCAAGCTTTGAGGGAATTAAATCAATATCTGAAAGCTGCCGTTTTAGCAATCCATACCTCAAAGCAGGATATGAGTAAATTAACACAGAAGCCGTCCGATTTTCTAAAGCTTTTAATCCTGTGTCCAAAGACGCTATGCCTTTATAGGGAATAAAATGATCATTTAAATAATGTTGCCCAAAGGTTCCTTCAACGCAAAAAATATTTTTAGATCTTTTTAGATCTTCAATATCTCCAATCTCAAAAGACATTTTTCCAACCGTTAACACGGATGTAGCAGACGCAATTAAAATATTCATTGCAAGCAAAGATCCGAAAATCCAGAATGCAGCAACAATTCTTCCAAAAAAGGTCTTCGTTTCTCCTTCATCAATATTTGCATTGGTCATAATGCCAGTGGACCACCAGAGCCCACTCCCAATTGCTCGCCAAAAACTTTTCTTATAATCTGGATTTTTCTTATGCTCAAAAATCCAAAATGAGCCTGCTTGAAAAAAAAGACAGGCAAGAAGAATCAAGCTTACAATTAAAAAGTCCCAGGAAATAAGATAATCAGAAAGAATACGAAAACTACTTTCCTTTAAATAAGCAATGCCAATACCAGCTACATAAAAGGGAATGGTGTATTGAAATTTCATTCCTGCCTTTCTTGGGAAATCAGAAATGTTTCCAAGTAAAAGATCATATTTCTCTTCAGAAATACCCTTAAGACCTTGTTCAAACGTCACAGGAACATACGTGAAAGATAACCCATTTTTACGCGCAATCATTTCCCAAAGATCAATGCTTATTCCTTTGTAAGTTTTCGTTTTTTCATCTTGAAAAGCAAAAGGAGCTCCTTCATAAACACCAATACTTAAGGTCTTGTTAAGAAGCGAGGCAGGTATTGTTTCTCGAATGTCTTTAAAATTCTCAACTTGTTCGGATAAAAGGATAGGATAAGATTCATGAGAATTTACAGCATTAGTATTAAGAAAAATGCTCTGAAAAATCACACCCACAATAAGTAAGATATACCCTGTTCGCACGCCCTCTTCCTTTCTTTTCTTTTTTATGTATGGTCTTTATTAAAAAAAGAGTCTTTATAAGATTACATTACTTCTCTCCAAGGGTCAATTTTTTTCCTCAAGTGTTACTTCTAACATGTTTCCGAGCTCTCGCCACTCTCCTTTAGAAAGCCCACTTTCTTCTTGCGAGACTCTTTCTCCTTTGAGAATTTTTTTAAGCGTCTTTAAGCCATCTCTTGATAAAAGCGCACCTTCAAGACGGTATTTCATGAAAGCATCATAGGTAAAAGGAACCCATAATTTTAAAATTTCAAGCATTTTTTGAGCATAGACACGAATTTCATACTGAGCATGTCCATCTCCTCTTAAACTTAAAAAGTGCATAAAGTTGTGAAGGTCAATTTTCCAATAAAATTGTGTGTAGCAATTGACAGGTAAATTCATTCTGGCTAATTCACGTGTCAGTCCCTGGCGATGCGGATCAATTACCGTTCCATCCTCATGCTCATTGAGCATTTCTTCATAATGATCATAACACCGGGCTGAATCTTCTTTAAGAATCTGAAGAACACGCGCGGCTTCTTCTCCTTTTAAAACTTCTTCTCTTCCTTGTTTATTTTGAAGGGATTGACTTGCCAGTTGTCCTGGATCAGGAATATAAAACTCCCGATCTAAAATGGAATATCGCGCAGAATACTCATTGACACTCGCGGTTCGATGACGCAACCAATGTCGCGCAATAAAAATGGGCATTTTAACATGAAACTTAATTTCACACATCTCAAAAGGCGTTGAGTGCCGATGCCGTATAAGATAATTAATCAATCTTTTATCTTCACTGACTTTTTTTGTCCCACGCCCATAAGAAACACGAGCAGCTTGTACGATTGCACTATCATTGCCCATGTAATCGATAAGACGTATAAATCCATGATCCAAAATGGGAATCATTTCAAAAAGAATTTCTTCTAATTCAAAAACTGTTGGACGACGGGTCTGAAATGTTTCCAGTCGATGCTCTTGGATTTCTTCTTCGTAGGATGTCATTTTTTAGCCTCATCTTTAAAATGCTTTAACCATTTCTCATATCACGTCCACTTCCAAAATACTTTAACAAAATCGTTTGAATTTCTTGCATGTTTATAAGATTTAAAATTTCCTGATTAAGGAAATACAGGATATCACTTCCTTGAGGA
The window above is part of the Pseudomonadota bacterium genome. Proteins encoded here:
- a CDS encoding transporter substrate-binding domain-containing protein; this encodes MRTGYILLIVGVIFQSIFLNTNAVNSHESYPILLSEQVENFKDIRETIPASLLNKTLSIGVYEGAPFAFQDEKTKTYKGISIDLWEMIARKNGLSFTYVPVTFEQGLKGISEEKYDLLLGNISDFPRKAGMKFQYTIPFYVAGIGIAYLKESSFRILSDYLISWDFLIVSLILLACLFFQAGSFWIFEHKKNPDYKKSFWRAIGSGLWWSTGIMTNANIDEGETKTFFGRIVAAFWIFGSLLAMNILIASATSVLTVGKMSFEIGDIEDLKRSKNIFCVEGTFGQHYLNDHFIPYKGIASLDTGLKALENRTASVLIYSYPALRYGLLKRQLSDIDLIPSKLGIRYYGMVVHDPSPLLRIINRDILALINTEEMGILEKKYLGERKI
- a CDS encoding FAD-dependent thymidylate synthase; this translates as MTSYEEEIQEHRLETFQTRRPTVFELEEILFEMIPILDHGFIRLIDYMGNDSAIVQAARVSYGRGTKKVSEDKRLINYLIRHRHSTPFEMCEIKFHVKMPIFIARHWLRHRTASVNEYSARYSILDREFYIPDPGQLASQSLQNKQGREEVLKGEEAARVLQILKEDSARCYDHYEEMLNEHEDGTVIDPHRQGLTRELARMNLPVNCYTQFYWKIDLHNFMHFLSLRGDGHAQYEIRVYAQKMLEILKLWVPFTYDAFMKYRLEGALLSRDGLKTLKKILKGERVSQEESGLSKGEWRELGNMLEVTLEEKN